A stretch of Ipomoea triloba cultivar NCNSP0323 chromosome 13, ASM357664v1 DNA encodes these proteins:
- the LOC116002989 gene encoding sugar transport protein 6-like, producing MTATAGNEVFESKITAYVLACWILAAFGGLMFGYDIGISGGVSGMDDFLIKFFPAVYAKKKKAVENNYCKFDNQMLQLFTSSLYMAALVASFGASKACNLLGRRPTILMASVLFVIGAALSAFAEHKWILILGRIFFGIGVGFGNETVPLFLTEVAPVQHRGAVNILFQLMITVGIFIANIVNYVTSEMHPHGWRVSLGVAAIPAVMLGLGSLVISETPASLVERGKVDQGRAALKKIRGVDNVEPEFETIVAGCEAAAQVKKPLKKLMKKSGQPQLIIAVVLQVFQQFTGINAIMFYAPVLFQTMGFKANGSLLSSIITGLVNVLATFVSIYTVDKLGRRKLLLQGCIQMCISQVAIGVILVTNLKATGSLDKTLSTVVVILVCLYVMAFAWSWGPLCWLIPSEIFPLETRTAGFAFAVSTNMLCTFIIAQAFLSMMCGMQAYIFFFFSAWIVAMGLFVLFFLPETKGVPIDLMVEKVWKQHPVWRKFFRSDVRSYEMA from the exons atgacagcTACTGCTGGCAATGAGGTTTTTGAATCGAAAATCACAGCCTATGTTCTGGCTTGCTGGATCCTGGCTGCTTTTGGtggtttgatgtttggttatgatATCGGGATTTCag GTGGAGTGAGTGGGATGGATGATTTCTTGATAAAATTCTTTCCGGCTGTGTAtgcaaagaagaagaaagcagtAGAGAACAACTATTGTAAGTTTGACAATCAGATGCTTCAGCTCTTCACTTCTTCGCTGTACATGGCGGCGCTTGTAGCCAGCTTCGGCGCATCCAAGGCTTGTAACTTGCTCGGCCGCCGCCCCACCATTCTCATGGCCTCCGTCCTCTTCGTCATCGGCGCCGCTCTCAGCGCTTTTGCTGAACATAAATGGATTCTCATCTTGGGTCGCATCTTCTTTGGTATTGGTGTAGGCTTCGGAAATGAG ACGGTGCCGTTATTTTTGACGGAGGTGGCGCCGGTGCAGCACAGAGGAGCGGTGAACATTCTGTTCCAGCTGATGATCACAGTTGGGATATTCATTGCCAATATTGTGAACTACGTTACGTCGGAGATGCATCCCCACGGGTGGAGGGTATCCCTCGGGGTGGCGGCCATTCCGGCGGTGATGTTGGGGCTGGGGAGCTTGGTGATCAGCGAGACGCCGGCGAGTTTGGTGGAGAGGGGGAAGGTGGATCAGGGGAGGGCGGCGCTGAAGAAGATCAGGGGAGTGGACAATGTAGAGCCAGAGTTCGAGACGATCGTGGCAGGATGCGAGGCGGCGGCGCAGGTGAAGAAGCCGTTAAAGAAGCTGATGAAGAAATCCGGGCAGCCCCAACTCATCATCGCCGTCGTCCTTCAAGTTTTCCAGCAGTTCACCGGAATCAACGCGATTATGTTCTACGCGCCGGTTCTGTTCCAAACCATGGGGTTCAAGGCCAACGGGTCCCTCCTCTCCTCCATCATCACCGGCCTAGTCAACGTCCTGGCCACCTTCGTCTCCATCTACACGGTCGACAAATTGGGGCGGCGAAAGCTCCTCCTCCAAGGCTGCATTCAGATGTGCATTTCCCag GTGGCAATTGGCGTAATCCTAGTCACCAACTTAAAAGCCACGGGATCCCTAGACAAGACCCTGTCAACCGTGGTGGTGATTCTAGTCTGCCTATACGTGATGGCCTTCGCCTGGTCATGGGGGCCTCTATGTTGGCTAATCCCCAGCGAAATCTTTCCGCTGGAAACCAGAACAGCAGGATTCGCATTCGCGGTTAGCACCAACATGCTCTGCACCTTCATCATCGCGCAAGCCTTCTTGTCAATGATGTGCGGGATGCAAGCttacatcttcttcttcttctccgcgTGGATAGTAGCAATGGGACTGTTTGTGCTCTTCTTCTTGCCCGAGACCAAAGGTGTGCCCATAGATCTAATGGTGGAGAAAGTGTGGAAGCAACACCCCGTGTGGCGGAAGTTCTTTAGGAGCGATGTTAGGAGCTATGAAATGGCTTAG